Sequence from the Rhinatrema bivittatum chromosome 6, aRhiBiv1.1, whole genome shotgun sequence genome:
AAACACTAAAGGGATTAAACTACCCCTTAATCTTCATCAAGTTGTTGTTTTGCTATTCCAATCCTGTGTCAGAAGCTATATTTAGGAATTGCTGCTCCCTTCAAAACTGGTAGTAACTTTAATGAGGAGAAAGAAATTGGTCAGTATGGGGGTTGAACCCATGACCTTGGCGTTATTAGCACCATACTCTAACCAGCTGAGCTAACTGACCACTTAGGGAAGAAGGTTAGGAGCTTTCAACTCGTGCAACCATAATGATGCAACCTGAGTTTTCATGAGTGAGTAGAAAGGCACAGACTCATACCAAAAGTATGTCCACTCATCCTGCTATCGCTCTTTCCTGGACAATACGTAGCTGAGCGTGGTGATCATTCCACACTCTCAAAGTCTTGTAAGTCACACCCGTATGTGTGGTGCTAAAAAGGAGAATGTGCGTGTGATGGAGAGCAGATGGCCAGAGAGTACTATGCAGGGCTGTTTGTCATCTTGTCTCTGTGGCGCAATAGGTTAGCGCATTCGGCTGTTAACCGAAAGGTTGGTGGTTCAAACCCACCCAGGGACGGACTGTGAGCTCGCTTTCTAAGCTCAGAACAAGGTGCGTGTTTTTCTCTTTGCTTACATTAATGCACCAGCACTGATAGAAGAGGAGAGTCCAGGGCTCTAGGATTCTATGGTAGGTTTCTGAAAATGGTTTTGGCTTCAGTAGTGTAAAAGAACCCTGTGTGTCAGTCACCCTTTGGGAAGGTGAAAGTTGTTGGGTGGAGGAAGGAAAATAGTGGCCTTTTTGCTACAAAGACGCGATAATCCACACCATTACAACTTTTTAAGCAGTATCAAACACCCTAGTGATTCTGCATCATTTATTATCCCTGATTCGGTGGTAGCGTGTGAGAGAAGATAGTGAAAAACCATAACTGAACAGTAAATCCACTAAAAATGCAGGCTGTCCTGTCCATATTCAGTCAGCATTAAAAGGCAGTCTCCCTATACTATTCGTCTGTCAAACGATGCTTCATTTGAACTCCTATTGATTCTTAATCTACCTCCTTTCAGGCCTTTCTTTGTCATGAAAGACAATATGTGGTAGCACTTCATTAGGATGACGTGGATTGCTCTGCTTGTTCATTGTTTCAAGGACGAGGAAACTGATCGCAGGCAGTCCCTGAAAATACTGTTTGTATCTGTGGAGAAAGTATTGGTGTTTCACCTACTTCCATCTATTCTCCCTCAAGGAAAAACAGTGGCCAGATGAGTGcacggaggagagagaggaagccttgtGTGATAGGAAACCCATTTTGAAGCGTGTTTCGTGTTCCCTGGCTTACATATAGCTAGAGAATTTTGTTGTAGTTCCTCTAGGTGTTTGCCTTAGAAGGTGTGTGGGTTTCTTAGTTCTGCAAATTGAGGCATCTTTTAAAGTATGGTACAAATAATCAGACAACAGGCAAACACTAAAGGGATTAAACTACCCCTTAATCTTCATCAAGTTGTTGTTTTGCTATTCCAATCCTGTGTCAGAAGCTATATTTAGGAATTGCTGCTCCCTTCAAAACTGGTAGTAACTTTAATGAGGAGAAAGAAATTGGTCAGTATGGGGGTTGAACCCATGACCTTGGTGTTATTAGCACCATACTCTAACCAGCTGAGCTAACTGACCACTTAGGGAAGAAGGTTAGGAGCTTTCAACTCGTGCAACCATAATGATGCAACCTGAGTTTTCATGAGTGAGTAGAAAGGCACAGACTCATACCAAAAGTATGTCCACTCATCCTGCTATCGCTCTTTCCTGGACAATACGTAGCTGAGCGTGGTGATCATTCCACACTCTCAAAGTCTTGTAAGTCACACCCGTATGTGTGGTGCTAAAAAAGGAGAATGTGCGTGTGATGGAGAGCAGATGGCCAGAGAATACTATGCAGGGCTGTTTGTCATCTTGTCTCTGTGGCGCAATAGGTTAGCGCATTCGGCTGTTAACCGAAAGGTTGGTGGTTCAAACCCACCCAGGGACGGACTGTGAGCTCGCTTTCTCAGCTCAGAACAAGGTGTGTGTTTTTCTCTTTGCTTACATTAATGCACCAGCACTGATAGAAGAGGAAAGTCCAGGGCTCTAGGATTCTATGGTAGGTTTCTGAAAATGGTTTTGGCTTCAGTAGTGTAAAAGAACCCTGTGTGTCAGTCACCCTTTGGGAAGGTGAAAGTTGTTGGGTGGAGGAAGGAAAATAGTGGCCTTTTTGCTACAAAGACGCGATAATCCACACCATTACAACTTTTTAAGCAGTATCAAACACCCTAGTGATTCTGCATCATTTATTATCCCTGATTCGGTGGTAGCGTGTGAGAGAAGATAGTGAAAAACCATAACTGAACAGTAAATCCACTAAAAATGCAGGCTGTCCTGTCCATATTCAGTCAGCATTAAAAGGCAGTCTCCCTATACTATTCGTCTGTCAAACGATGCTTCTTTTGAACTCCTATTGATTCTTAATCTACCTCCTTTCAGGCCTTTCTTTGTCATGAAAGACAATATGTGGTAGCACTTCATTAGGATGACGTGGATTGCTCTGCTTGTTCATTGTTTCAAGGACGAGGAAACTGATCGCAGGCAGTCCCTGAAAATACTGTTTGTATCTGTGGAGAAAGTATTGGTGTTTCACCTACTTCCATCTATTCTCCCTCAAGGAAAAACAGTGGCCAGATGAGTGcacggaggagagagaggaagccttgtGTGATAGGAAACCCATTTTGAAGCGTGTTTCGTGTTCCCTGGCTTACATATAGCTAGAGAATTTTGTTGTAGTTCCTCTAGGTGTTTGCCTTAGAAGGTGTGTGGGTTTCTTAGTTCTGCAAATTGAGGCATCTTTTAAAGTATGGTACAAATAATCAGACAACAGGCAAACACTAAAGGGATTAAACTACCCCTTAATCTTCATCAAGTTGTTGTTTTGCTATTCCAATCCTGTGTCAGAAGCTATATTTAGGAATTGCTGCTCCCTTCAAAACTGGTAGTAACTTTAATGAGGAGAAAGAAATTGGTCAGTATGGGGGTTGAACCCATGACCTTGGCGTTATTAGCACCATACTCTAACCAGCTGAGCTAACTGACCACTTAGGGAAGAAGGTTAGGAGCTTTCAACTCGTGCAACCATAATGATGCAACCTGAGTTTTCATGAGTGAGTAGAAAGGCACAGACTCATACCAAAAGTATGTCCACTCATCCTGCTATCGCTCTTTCCTGGACAATACGTAGCTGAGCGTGGTGATCATTCCACACTCTCAAAGTCTTGTAAGTCACACCCGTATGTGTGGTGCTAAAAAAGGAGAATGTGCGTGTGATGGAGAGCAGATGGCCAGAGAATACTATGCAGGGCTGTTTGTCATCTTGTCTCTGTGGCGCAATAGGTTAGCGCATTCGGCTGTTAACCGAAAGGTTGGTGGTTCAAACCCACCCAGGGACGGACTGTGAGCTCGCTTTCTCAGCTCAGAACAAGGTGTGTGTTTTTCTCTTTGCTTACATTAATGCACCAGCACTGATAGAAGAGGAAAGTCCAGGGCTCTAGGATTCTATGGTAGGTTTCTGAAAATGGTTTTGGCTTCAGTAGTGTAAAAGAACCCTGTGTGTCAGTCACCCTTTGGGAAGGTGAAAGTTGTTGGGTGGAGGAAGGAAAATAGTGGCCTTTTTGCTACAAAGACGCGATAATCCACACCATTACAACTTTTTAAGCAGTATCAAACACCCTAGTGATTCTGCATCATTTATTATCCCTGATTCGGTGGTAGCGTGTGAGAGAAGATAGTGAAAAACCATAACTGAACAGTAAATCCACTAAAAATGCAGGCTGTCCTGTCCATATTCAGTCAGCATTAAAAGGCAGTCTCCCTATACTATTCGTCTGTCAAACGATGCTTCTTTTGAACTCCTATTGATTCTTAATCTACCTCCTTTCAGGCCTTTCTTTGTCATGAAAGACAATATGTGGTAGCACTTCATTAGGATGACGTGGATTGCTCTGCTTGTTCATTGTTTCAAGGACGAGGAAACTGATCGCAGGCAGTCCCTGAAAATACTGTTTGTATCTGTGGAGAAAGTATTGGTGTTTCACCTACTTCCATCTATTCTCCCTCAAGGAAAAACAGTGGCCAGATGAGTGcacggaggagagagaggaagccttgtGTGATAGGAAACCCATTTTGAAGCGTGTTTCGTGTTCCCTGGCTTACATATAGCTAGAGAATTTTGTTGTAGTTCCTCTAGGTGTTTGCCTTAGAAGGTGTGTGGGTTTCTTAGTTCTGCAAATTGAGGCATCTTTTAAAGTATGGTACAAATAATCAGACAACAGGCAAACACTAAAGGGATTAAACTACCCCTTAATCTTCATCAAGTTGTTGTTTTGCTATTCCAATCCTGTGTCAGAAGCTATATTTAGGAATTGCTGCTCCCTTCAAAACTGGTAGTAACTTTAATGAGGAGAAAGAAATTGGTCAGTATGGGGGTTGAACCCATGACCTTGGCGTTATTAGCACCATACTCTAACCAGCTGAGCTAACTGACCACTTAGGGAAGAAGGTTAGGAGCTTTCAACTCGTGCAACCATAATGATGCAACCTGAGTTTTCATGAGTGAGTAGAAAGGCACAGACTCATACCAAAAGTATGTCCACTCATCCTGCTATCGCTCTTTCCTGGACAATACGTAGCTGAGCGTGGTGATCATTCCACACTCTCAAAGTCTTGTAAGTCACACCCGTATGTGTGGTGCTAAAAAAGGAGAAGGTGCGTGTGATGGAGAGCAGATGGCCAGAGAATACTATGCAGGGCTGTTTGTCATCTTGTCTCTGTGGCGCAATAGGTTAGCGCATTCGGCTGTTAACCGAAAGGTTGGTGGTGAAAACCCACCCAGGGACGGACTGTGAGCTCGCTTTCTAAGCTCAGAACAAGGTGTGTGTTTTTCTCTTTGCTTACATTAATGCACCAGCACTGATAGAAGAGGAGAGTCCAGGGCTCTAGGATTCTATGGTAGGTTTCTGAAAATGGTTTTGGCTTCAGTAGTGTAAAAGAACCCTGTGTGTCAGTCACCCTTTGGGAAGGTGAAAGTTGTTGGGTGGAGGAAGGAAAATAGTGGCCTTTTTGCTACAAAGACGCGATAATCCACACCATTACAACTTTTTAAGCAGTATCAAACACCCTAGTGATTCTGCATCATTTATTATCCCTGATTCGGTGGTAGCGTGTGAGAGAAGATAGTGAAAAACCATAACTGAACAGTAAATCCACTAAAAATGCAGGCTGTCCTGTCCATATTCAGTCAGCATTAAAAGGCAGTCTCCCTATACTATTCGTCTGTCAAACGATGCTTCATTTGAACTCCTATTGATTCTTAATCTACCTCCTTTCAGGCCTTTCTTTGTCATGAAAGACAATATGTGGTAGCACTTCATTAGGATGACGTGGATTGCTCTGCTTGTTCATTGTTTAAAGGACGAGGAAACTGATCGCAGGCAGTCCCTGAAAATACTGTTTGTATCTGTGGAGAAAGTATTGGTGTTTCACCTACTTCCATCTATTCTCCCTCAAGGAAAAACAGTGGCCAGATGAGTGcacggaggagagagaggaagccttgtGTGATAGGAAACCCATTTTGAAGCGTGTTTCGTATTCCCTGGCTTACATATAGCTAGAGAATTTTGTTGTAGTTCCTCTAGGTGTTTGCCTTAGAAGGTGTGTGGGTTTCTTAGTTCTGCAAATTGAGGCATCTTTTAAAGTATGGTACAAATAATCAGACAACAGGCAAACACTAAAGGGATTAAACTACCCCTTAATCTTCATCAAGTTGTTGTTTTGCTATTCCAATCCTGTGTCAGAAGCTATATTTAGGAATTGCTGCTCCCTTCAAAACTGGTAGTAACTTTAATGAGGAGAAAGAAATTGGTCAGTATGGGGGTTGAACCCATGACCTTGGCGTTATTAGCACCATACTCTAACCAGCTGAGCTAACTGACCACTTAGGGAAGAAGGTTAGGAGCTTTCAACTCGTGCAACCATAATGATGCAACCTGAGTTTTCATGAGTGAGCAGAAAGTTGCAGACTCATACCAAAAGTATGTCCACTCATCCTGCTATCGCTCTTTCCTGGACAATACCTAGCTGTGCGTGGTGAGCATTCCACACTCTCAAAGTCTTGTAAGTCACACCCGTATGTGTGGTGCTAAAAAAGGAGAATGTGCGTGTGATGGAGAGCAGATGGCCAGAGAATACTATGCAGGGCTGTTTGTCATCTTGTCGCTGTGGCGCAATAGGTTAGCTCATTCGGCTATTAACCGAAAGGTTGGTGGTTCAAACCCACCCAGGGACGAACTGTGAGCTCGCTTTCTAAGCTCAGAACAAGGTGTGTGTTTTTCTCTTTGCTTACATTAATGCACCAGCACTGATAGAAGAGGAGAGTCCAGGGCTCTAGGATTCTATGGTAGGTTTCTGAAAATGGTTTTGGCTTCAGTAGTGTAAAAGAACCCTGTGTGTCAGTCACCCTTTGGGAAGGTGAAAGTTGTTGGGTGGAGGAAGGAAAATAGTGGCCTTTTTGCTACAAAGACGCGATAATCCACACCATTACAACTTTTTAAGCAGTATCAAACACCCTAGTGATTCTGCATCATTTATTATCCCTGATTCGGTGGTAGCATGTGAGAGAAGATAGTGAAAAACCATAACTGAACAGTAAATCCACTAAAAATGCAGGCTGTCCTGTCCATATTCGGTCAGCATTAAAAGGCAGTCTCCCTATACTATTCGTCTGTCAAACGATGCTTCATTTGAACTCCTATTGATTCTTAATCTACCTCCTTTCAGGCCTTTCTTTGTCATGAAAGACAATATGTGGTAGCACTTCATTAGGATGACGTGGATTGCTCTGCTTGTTCATTGTTTAAAGGACGAGGAAACTGATCGCAGGCAGTTCCTGAAAATACTGTTTGTATCTGTGGAGAAAGTATTGGTGTTTCATCTACTTCCATCTATTCTCCCTGAAGGAAAAACAGTGGCCAGATGAGTAcacggaggagagagaggaagccttgtGTGGTAGAAAACCCATTTTGAAGCGTGTTTCGTATTCCCTGGCTTACATATAGCTAGAGAATTTTGTTGTAGTTCCTCTAGGTGTTTGCCTTAGAAGGTGGTGGGTTTCTTAGTTCTGCAAATTGAGGCACCTTTTAAAGTATGGTACAAATAATCAGACAATAGGCAAACACTAAAGGGATTAAACTACCCCTTAATCTTCATCATGTTGTTGTTTTGCTATTCCAATCCTGTGTCAGAAGCTATATTTAGGAATTGCTGCTCCCTTCAAAACTGGTAGTAACTTTAATGAGGAGAAAGAAATTGGTCAGTATGGGGGTTGAACCCATGACCTTGGCGTTATTAGCACCATACTCTAACCAGCTGAGCTAACTGACCACTTAGGGAAGAAGGTTAGGAGCTTTCAACTCGTGCAACCATAATGATGCAACCTGAATTTTCATGAGTGAGTAGAAAGGCACAGACTCATACCAAAAGTATGTCCACTCATCCTGCTATCGCTCTTTCCTGGACAATACGTAGCTGAGCATTCCACACTCTCAAAGTCTTGTAAGTCACACCCGTATGTGTGGTGCTAAAAAAAGAGAgtgcgtgtgcgtgtgcgtgtgatGGAGAGCAGATGGCCAGAGAATACAATGCAGGGCTGTTTGTCATCTTGTCTCTGTGGTGCAATAGGTTAGCGCATTCGGCTGTTAACCGAAAAGTTGGTGGTTCAAACCCACCCAGGGACTGACTGTGAGCTTGCTTTCCAAGCTCAGAACTAGGTGTGTGTTTTTCTCTTTGCTTACATTAATGCACCAGCACTGATAGAAGAGGAGAGTCCAGGGCTCTAGGATTCTATGGTAGGTTTCTGAAAATGGTTTTGGCTTCAGTAGTGTAAAAGAACCCTGTGTGTCAGTCACCCTTTGGGAAGGTGAAAGTTGTTGGGTGGAGGAAGGTAATATATGTTTTCAAAGCTGTAGAGTTGTAAAGTAAGATTGGTGGGGACAGTGGTGAGAAGACAGACAAGTAGGATTATTTCTGGTAATGGGTAAGGAAACCCATATCCCTATTAAGTCCTTTTATAAAATTTGTTATGGGTTATCATAACACTTGGAACagtagttgctacccttaaaagaaacatggggtaacctgcacaatgcagcagatattaccattagaagcttgctggacagatttGATGaattatttggtccttttctgtcatcatttctatgttactatgtttcaaATATCTTACATTCCCGGGTATTATTGAAGTTCCCTTTTAGTATCCTGATCATAAAGGTCATAGCTGCAGTAATCTGGCCTGGGGAAATATTTCCTCATCCAGATTTCTTCTTCTTGCTGTTTTCTGTgacaatgttattttttttaaagactgatATAGGATAACACATCTCAGAGAAAAGTGATACTTCGATAGGGAAATGTTTTCTACTTGTATAATCCTACATCCTCCTCCTTTCCATAAAACTGTCCATTTTGTTTGACATGATGAAGGGATTATAAGCTAGTCAGAAATATAttcattagtccaataaaaaaaagcatCAGCTACAACTTGAGTATTGACTTGCATGTCTGCATATGCAAATGGGCTAACATGGTAACACCACTTTATTCTGAATTTTCTAAAAAGCTTAGAGAAATACTCAACTTGGTGCACATGATGGATCACGTGACTCGATGTGTATGACTGATAATTTTTTTTGATAACAGCAAATCAATTAAAAGAGAGCAATTTTATTATACTTTAAGAATGTTAAAATGATCTTTCCATGAGCTCAGTGTGTTACAGTTGTGTTCAAGCTTATTCAAGCAGCCTGAAAGTTCTTCTCAGCCAACTGCTTATAAATTAAATCAATTCTGCCTGATGCATAATACATCTATATAATCTCTGTAGAAAAACTTCCTTTACTTTTTGattagttaaataaataaatagaagtgaGTGTAGTCTCATGGTTTGAGCATTTACCTAGAAGTAAATAAAGTTCCAAACTCTCTTCCCACAGATAAAATGATATCCTAAAATCAGAATATGATCCTGTGCCTCAGTTTACCAAACTGAAATTTCATAATGTTTCTTCTGCATCATCCCCTTTTGAAATATTCTAGTTGTAAGACCAGAATGCATTGGAATCCTGTTTTTATAACTGGCCTACAGGAATATAAATAATTATTCCTTTATGTTCCTGGCATAATACTCTCATTTCTGATTGCTTCTCTGGATATTTGAAGATAATTTTCTGCAACTATTTATCTAACAGTTTCCTTGGACTTATATGTCTATGAcaacatacatttattttttgcttttattctgTAGGAGACACTGCTAGAAACTTTATTAGTCCTGAAGAAAACTCAATTCTTTATAGGTTGCAAAGCTTGATATTAAACAAACTTAGCACTTACGCAAAAATTGTGATACACATGAGCTTCTTCAAACAAGGCAAAAAATGGATTATTTTCAAGTTGCAATACACAGTTGATAAAAAGGGATCTGTGTGGTCTCAAATGTTCATACGATAACATTGGAAAATTATATTCATTCTGAATATACTAGTCCTCCTGCTTTTCTTTGGTATCAAACTTTTTGTCAGCTGGATAGGGAAAATTCCATGTAAATACACCTTCTCCATCCTCTGTAATGCTAATGAGGTTGTTGTCCCACTGACTCTCTAGTGAAAGAATGCAAAAGGTTTTCTGGACTTTCCAGGTGTATACTAAAGTAAATCACTATAATAAGCTATATCCTTTTGGCATAAACATAATACATGCAACCATAAAGTGAGAATTCATCACTAGTTCAGTACCAGAGAATAGCACTTATGTGTTTCTCTCTCAGTTAGTGTCTCCAAACGAGTTTGGTTAGCAAATAccatgacaagaatgaaccttattcttaagtcagggtattttaaatacataacaTGATCTCAGACTCTTAAATTTACTGCTAGGTctatttttaatatttgcattgtggCAAAGATAACATCCTATGGTAGCTCATAGGGTGTCACAACTATGGACAGCATGTCAGAACAGGCTTGTAAATTCTCCTTGATCAGCCCAATCAGCCCCCTAAGAAAACTGGGACCATTTCTGTGATTGTCCATTGTGAGATCTCAGATGTCTTCTAAGACTGTCATTCCTACTGAAGtttctctcacattcagtacatgtatatggtttttctcctgtgtgaGTCCTAAAATGTCTCTGGAGAGCAGAGGCCTGGCTGAAGCTTTTTTCACAGGCAATACAATTatatggtttttctccagtatgagTTCTCATATGGCTCTGTAGACCTGAGTTCCGACTAAatgctctctcacattcagtacatttaaatggtttttctcctctGTGGGATGCCAGATGGTAAATTAGAGTAGACTTATCGATGAAGCTTctctcacattcagaacatttatatGGCCTATCTCTGTTGCAAGTTTTTAGATGTCTTTGGACACCTGAAGTCTTATTaaagttttgctcatatttagcatattcatattGTCTTCTCTTTGTAGTTCTTTGATCCTTTAAAAATGTAGTATATCTACTTGTTTCTTCTTCATTGACTCTCTGTTGTGCAATGAGGTTTGTTAGTTTACTTATCTTGCTTACAAATTCTGTTGTTTCCAGTGTCTCTGGCCTAAAACCCAGAGGGTCTCTATGATTCCAATTTGGCTTTTGCTGTCTCACGATGGAGATTCCTTTGGCAAAACACTTGTGAATGTTATCTTCAGGTTTCTCTGCTATTTTTTCATAGAATTTTATTGTTTCAGTGcatccattttggtttttttcaaacATGATCATTGATCCACTTTCtggtgaaataaaacaaaaatccagCTGTTATATACAGTAATCAATGAGCTTAAAGTAAACAAACCTTTAACTCAAGTCAATCTTAGAGCTATTGTTTATGCTGAAAAACTATGAAGATAATGTTGCATTTGCACCACAAGCACTAGGAGTGACAATAAGGACTGAAATATGAATATGTTAGAGGACAGGCAGGGGAAATATATCTCATAGGTATACAtaggctctcccctttgtgcaccccttcgtgcaaacctttgtgtatatgtaaaaatttatttttatgtttcctttgttaactaagctgtttcattgtattcgactaaggaattttttcctgctttttctgtttcactgtaaaccggcatgatttgcatttaatgcaagaatgtcggtatataaaagtaaaaaataaataaataaataaaatacatgtatttatttatttatttataacttttatataccgaggttcaattaacaagattaattatcacttcggtttacattacaaccagcaaaataacatagacaaagtcttgttttacaatgaacagggaagaataacctggataaaacaatgatcagggtagaaataacctcgaaaacataaaatgggtgaagcaagtgtAGAGAGTAGGGTTTATATAACTTGGGCGAAAGGTaaggaaattaaataggggaggactgtgaaggcctcaagttggatagTCTACTCATGATGCGGATGAGAACCAAGGTGGAGgtgagtagttatgggaaggcttgtttgaacaacaaagtcttaagtctcttcttaaaggtaattggacattgttccagcctcatttcaggagggagcaggttccattgcttggggcccgagGTGGAAATAGCTCTCTTACTGAAAGAGGTCTTGATGGTGGGTGCTTGAAGCGTGCTTCTCTGGGCTAGTCTAATTGGACGGATcgaggtgtggagttgcaaaggtattgtaagatccagaggagtaatgttatgtatggctttgtgaatgactGTTAGtagtttatgaaggattctaaacttaattggtagccaatgtagattctttaaaattggagttatatggtccctcttattggattttgtgaggatcctggctgtggTGTTCTGTAGTAGCTGTAGAGGTTTGAGTGAAATATCAGGCAGGCCGTGAAGgaatgaattacaatagtcaattttggaaaatatgatggcttgtaaaactgacCTAAAATCGtggaaatgaaggaggggtcttagtcgttttagaacttggagtttaaaataacactcctttactgtgttgttgatgaagcctgtGAAGGTCATTTGGCTGTCTATGATTACCCCGAGGTTTCTTACCTTGGGAGAGAAAGTAGGGGACATTGGCTGTTGATCGTTATTTAGTGGTACGCTGCCATCTTATGTGATTAGGATGTATTCTGTTTTGTCGGTGTTGAGTAACAAATTAAGctttgagaggaggttgttaatgTGGATGAGACAGGCATTCCAGTGGAGAAGAGTTTTTTGCAGCGAGTCGGTGATTggtatcaggatttggacatcgtctgcataaagataAAATGTAAGTTTCAGCTCGGAGAGTAGATTgcaaagggggagaagatagatattgaatagcgtcggtgataaagatgaaccttgaGGAAATCCTAGGGAAGAGATGAAAGGGGGGGATTCTTTGCTGTTAATCTTGACTTTGTAATGCctattttggaggaaggacttgaaACAGTTTAGTACGGtatttttgatgccgatctccgCTAGCCTGTCTATGAGACATTGagggtt
This genomic interval carries:
- the LOC115094349 gene encoding zinc finger protein 569-like isoform X3, which codes for MRRPERVPQLASVTFHDVAIYFSEDEWQLLEEWQKELYRNVMKEIHGALISLGHTISNPGVVFRIKKDKSQYLWDPCGSEGRERMKYPLPCYQSHSPDVFFRIKQEEDPNLKDLHDSEGKECSNDPITNHQIITSILSLSMKSEEEAYPMDDQDSTSFFTRDPVASPDSILELKIGDELFFRDHEDSDVIENTDSPSTVDPVVITDSLLEVKVEEELHFRNPQDLEEREHVNSPSAESGSMIMFEKNQNGCTETIKFYEKIAEKPEDNIHKCFAKGISIVRQQKPNWNHRDPLGFRPETLETTEFVSKISKLTNLIAQQRVNEEETSRYTTFLKDQRTTKRRQYEYAKYEQNFNKTSGVQRHLKTCNRDRPYKCSECERSFIDKSTLIYHLASHRGEKPFKCTECERAFSRNSGLQSHMRTHTGEKPYNCIACEKSFSQASALQRHFRTHTGEKPYTCTECERNFSRNDSLRRHLRSHNGQSQKWSQFS
- the LOC115094349 gene encoding zinc finger protein 569-like isoform X1, which translates into the protein MRRPERVPQLASVTFHDVAIYFSEDEWQLLEEWQKELYRNVMKEIHGALISLGHTISNPGVVFRIKKDKSQYLWDPCGSEGRERMKYPLPCYQSHSPDVFFRIKQEEDPNLKDLHDSEGKECSNDPITTDHQIITSILSLSMKSEEEAYPMDDQDSTSFFTRDPVASPDSILELKIGDELFFRDHEDSDVIENTDSPSTVDPVVITDSLLEVKVEEELHFRNPQDLEEREHVNSPSAESGSMIMFEKNQNGCTETIKFYEKIAEKPEDNIHKCFAKGISIVRQQKPNWNHRDPLGFRPETLETTEFVSKISKLTNLIAQQRVNEEETSRYTTFLKDQRTTKRRQYEYAKYEQNFNKTSGVQRHLKTCNRDRPYKCSECERSFIDKSTLIYHLASHRGEKPFKCTECERAFSRNSGLQSHMRTHTGEKPYNCIACEKSFSQASALQRHFRTHTGEKPYTCTECERNFSRNDSLRRHLRSHNGQSQKWSQFS
- the LOC115094349 gene encoding zinc finger protein 569-like isoform X2, encoding MKGKLQLKKASVTFHDVAIYFSEDEWQLLEEWQKELYRNVMKEIHGALISLGHTISNPGVVFRIKKDKSQYLWDPCGSEGRERMKYPLPCYQSHSPDVFFRIKQEEDPNLKDLHDSEGKECSNDPITTDHQIITSILSLSMKSEEEAYPMDDQDSTSFFTRDPVASPDSILELKIGDELFFRDHEDSDVIENTDSPSTVDPVVITDSLLEVKVEEELHFRNPQDLEEREHVNSPSAESGSMIMFEKNQNGCTETIKFYEKIAEKPEDNIHKCFAKGISIVRQQKPNWNHRDPLGFRPETLETTEFVSKISKLTNLIAQQRVNEEETSRYTTFLKDQRTTKRRQYEYAKYEQNFNKTSGVQRHLKTCNRDRPYKCSECERSFIDKSTLIYHLASHRGEKPFKCTECERAFSRNSGLQSHMRTHTGEKPYNCIACEKSFSQASALQRHFRTHTGEKPYTCTECERNFSRNDSLRRHLRSHNGQSQKWSQFS
- the LOC115094349 gene encoding zinc finger protein 436-like isoform X5, whose protein sequence is MKEIHGALISLGHTISNPGVVFRIKKDKSQYLWDPCGSEGRERMKYPLPCYQSHSPDVFFRIKQEEDPNLKDLHDSEGKECSNDPITTDHQIITSILSLSMKSEEEAYPMDDQDSTSFFTRDPVASPDSILELKIGDELFFRDHEDSDVIENTDSPSTVDPVVITDSLLEVKVEEELHFRNPQDLEEREHVNSPSAESGSMIMFEKNQNGCTETIKFYEKIAEKPEDNIHKCFAKGISIVRQQKPNWNHRDPLGFRPETLETTEFVSKISKLTNLIAQQRVNEEETSRYTTFLKDQRTTKRRQYEYAKYEQNFNKTSGVQRHLKTCNRDRPYKCSECERSFIDKSTLIYHLASHRGEKPFKCTECERAFSRNSGLQSHMRTHTGEKPYNCIACEKSFSQASALQRHFRTHTGEKPYTCTECERNFSRNDSLRRHLRSHNGQSQKWSQFS
- the LOC115094349 gene encoding zinc finger protein 436-like isoform X6, which codes for MKYPLPCYQSHSPDVFFRIKQEEDPNLKDLHDSEGKECSNDPITTDHQIITSILSLSMKSEEEAYPMDDQDSTSFFTRDPVASPDSILELKIGDELFFRDHEDSDVIENTDSPSTVDPVVITDSLLEVKVEEELHFRNPQDLEEREHVNSPSAESGSMIMFEKNQNGCTETIKFYEKIAEKPEDNIHKCFAKGISIVRQQKPNWNHRDPLGFRPETLETTEFVSKISKLTNLIAQQRVNEEETSRYTTFLKDQRTTKRRQYEYAKYEQNFNKTSGVQRHLKTCNRDRPYKCSECERSFIDKSTLIYHLASHRGEKPFKCTECERAFSRNSGLQSHMRTHTGEKPYNCIACEKSFSQASALQRHFRTHTGEKPYTCTECERNFSRNDSLRRHLRSHNGQSQKWSQFS
- the LOC115094349 gene encoding zinc finger protein 211-like isoform X4 gives rise to the protein MRRPERVPQLASVTFHDVAIYFSEDEWQLLEEWQKELYRNVMKEIHGALISLGHTISNPGVVFRIKKDKSQYLWDPCGSEGRERMKYPLPCYQSHSPDVFFRIKQEEDPNLKDLHDSEGKECSNDPITTDHQIITSILSLSMKSEEEAYPMDDQDSTSFFTRDPVASPDSILELKIGDELFFRDHEDSDVIENTDSPSTESGSMIMFEKNQNGCTETIKFYEKIAEKPEDNIHKCFAKGISIVRQQKPNWNHRDPLGFRPETLETTEFVSKISKLTNLIAQQRVNEEETSRYTTFLKDQRTTKRRQYEYAKYEQNFNKTSGVQRHLKTCNRDRPYKCSECERSFIDKSTLIYHLASHRGEKPFKCTECERAFSRNSGLQSHMRTHTGEKPYNCIACEKSFSQASALQRHFRTHTGEKPYTCTECERNFSRNDSLRRHLRSHNGQSQKWSQFS